One region of Kytococcus sedentarius DSM 20547 genomic DNA includes:
- a CDS encoding excinuclease ABC subunit UvrA has protein sequence MTENHTADRHDTIRARGARVNNLKNIDVDIPKRRFTVVTGLSGSGKSSLVFGTLAAESRRLIDETYPSFVQQFMPANPRPDVDSLENLSAAVIVDQERIGANSRSTVGTATDAAALLRIVWSHLSEPHVGGSQAFSFNVASASGSGILTVDKKNAKGETKKGEKATFEVIGGMCPACEGIGTVASLDEDLIVDRSLSLDEGALLVPGYPVDSWGWRIFAESGKLDPAKKVADYSDDEWAWLMYQDATKVKIGDINMTYEGMVTRIRRTWFGDREPKQAHIKAYKDAIATTAPCPECHGTRLNEAARTATVHGITLPEATAMQVDELAQWVKELDEPSLAPALAKLTGMLEAMVEIGLGYLSLDRTSSTLSGGEAQRIKMVRHLGSSLTDISYVFDEPTAGLHPHDIEQMVGLLRSLRDAGNTVLVVEHKPAVITAADHVIDIGPGSGTTGGEVVYAGPLDGLAGTDSVTAEHLDHRPTLRDEVRTPSGHLEIRGASTNNLKGVDVDVPTGVLVAVTGVAGSGKSSLIHGSLGKRGDVLVIDQSPIKGSRRSNPATYTGLLDPIRSEFAKANGVKPALFSPNSEGACPECKGAGVIYPEIALQNAAPTPCEVCGGRRFRDDVLEYAFRGMSIADVFDLSVAEAVEVFTTGKAKTLLRRLLDVGLGYIRLGQPLPTLSGGERQRLKLAAQLKESDIFVLDEPSSGLHMADTAKLVDMLQGLVKGGATVIAIEHNLDVVSQADHVIDVGPGAGHEGGEVVFTGTPAELTAADTATGRALKAATSS, from the coding sequence GTGACCGAGAACCACACCGCCGACCGCCACGACACCATCCGCGCCCGCGGCGCCCGGGTGAACAACCTCAAGAACATCGACGTCGACATCCCCAAGCGCCGCTTCACGGTGGTCACGGGCCTGTCCGGCTCCGGCAAGTCCTCTCTGGTCTTCGGCACGCTCGCCGCCGAGTCCCGCCGCCTCATCGACGAGACCTACCCGTCCTTCGTCCAGCAGTTCATGCCCGCCAACCCGCGCCCGGACGTCGACTCGCTGGAGAACCTCTCGGCCGCCGTGATCGTCGACCAGGAGCGCATCGGCGCCAACTCGCGCTCCACGGTCGGTACCGCCACCGATGCGGCCGCGCTCCTGCGTATCGTGTGGAGCCACCTGTCCGAGCCCCACGTCGGCGGCTCCCAGGCCTTCAGCTTCAACGTCGCCTCCGCCTCGGGCTCCGGCATCCTCACGGTCGACAAGAAGAACGCCAAGGGTGAGACGAAGAAGGGCGAGAAGGCCACCTTCGAGGTCATCGGTGGCATGTGCCCGGCGTGCGAGGGCATCGGCACCGTCGCCAGCCTGGACGAGGACCTCATCGTCGACCGCTCCCTCTCCCTCGATGAGGGGGCGCTCCTGGTGCCCGGCTACCCCGTCGACTCCTGGGGATGGCGGATCTTCGCCGAGAGCGGCAAGCTCGACCCGGCGAAGAAGGTCGCCGACTACTCCGATGACGAGTGGGCCTGGTTGATGTACCAGGACGCCACCAAGGTGAAGATCGGTGACATCAACATGACCTACGAGGGCATGGTCACCCGCATCCGCCGCACCTGGTTCGGCGACCGCGAGCCCAAGCAGGCGCACATCAAGGCCTACAAGGACGCCATCGCCACCACCGCCCCCTGCCCGGAGTGCCACGGCACGCGCCTCAACGAGGCCGCGCGCACCGCCACCGTGCACGGCATCACCCTGCCTGAGGCCACGGCGATGCAGGTGGACGAGCTGGCGCAGTGGGTCAAGGAGCTCGACGAGCCCAGCCTCGCTCCGGCCCTGGCCAAGCTGACCGGGATGCTCGAGGCGATGGTCGAGATCGGCTTGGGCTACCTCTCGCTGGACCGCACCTCGTCGACCCTCTCCGGCGGCGAGGCGCAGCGCATCAAGATGGTGCGCCACCTGGGGTCCAGCCTGACCGACATCAGCTACGTCTTCGACGAGCCCACGGCCGGCCTGCACCCGCACGACATCGAGCAGATGGTGGGGCTCCTGCGTTCCCTGCGCGATGCGGGGAACACCGTCCTGGTCGTGGAGCACAAGCCTGCGGTGATCACGGCAGCGGACCACGTCATCGACATCGGCCCCGGCTCGGGCACCACCGGTGGTGAGGTGGTCTACGCCGGCCCCCTCGACGGCCTGGCCGGCACCGACTCCGTGACCGCCGAGCACCTGGACCACCGCCCCACCCTGCGCGATGAGGTGCGCACCCCCAGTGGGCACCTGGAGATCCGCGGGGCGTCCACGAACAACCTCAAGGGCGTCGATGTGGACGTGCCCACCGGGGTGCTCGTGGCCGTGACCGGGGTGGCGGGCTCGGGCAAGAGCTCGCTGATCCACGGCAGTCTTGGAAAGCGGGGCGACGTGCTGGTGATCGACCAGTCACCCATCAAGGGTTCGCGGCGCTCCAACCCGGCGACCTACACGGGTCTGCTCGACCCGATCCGGAGCGAGTTCGCCAAGGCCAACGGCGTGAAGCCGGCCCTGTTCAGCCCGAATTCCGAGGGCGCCTGCCCCGAGTGCAAGGGGGCTGGCGTGATCTACCCCGAGATCGCGCTGCAGAACGCGGCACCCACGCCGTGTGAGGTGTGCGGCGGGCGGCGCTTCCGGGACGACGTGCTGGAGTACGCGTTCCGGGGCATGAGCATCGCCGACGTGTTCGACCTGTCGGTGGCCGAGGCGGTGGAGGTCTTCACCACGGGCAAGGCCAAGACGCTCCTGCGGCGCCTGCTGGACGTGGGGCTGGGCTACATCCGGCTCGGCCAGCCGCTGCCGACCCTGTCCGGTGGTGAGCGTCAGCGCCTGAAGCTGGCGGCGCAGCTCAAGGAGTCGGACATCTTCGTGCTCGACGAGCCGAGCTCTGGTCTGCACAT